A single Streptomyces mirabilis DNA region contains:
- a CDS encoding RNA polymerase sigma factor, producing MSGDGGPEETGGAVGAPRVVPIDQWDPTAQMAYWGFHLQRRQDYMRYAYLQLGSDADAEEAVDLTFDQVMDRWPRMLRMENLEGYAWTILKRRIIDMHRKRRRRPELMEIAAFEAALADPAEDPYDTLTDAIALYVAVGSLSERQRDAILLYYGIGFTAAEAAVLMGNEEATVRSQLRTGRRRLATLLKLRCPEHPDGKNP from the coding sequence GTGAGCGGCGACGGCGGGCCGGAGGAGACCGGCGGGGCCGTCGGCGCACCACGGGTGGTACCCATCGACCAGTGGGACCCCACCGCGCAGATGGCGTACTGGGGTTTCCATCTTCAGCGCCGCCAGGACTACATGCGCTACGCCTATCTCCAGCTCGGCTCCGACGCCGACGCGGAGGAGGCCGTGGACCTGACCTTCGACCAGGTCATGGACCGCTGGCCGCGGATGCTGCGGATGGAGAACCTGGAGGGCTACGCCTGGACGATCCTCAAGCGCCGCATCATCGACATGCACCGCAAGCGCCGGCGCCGCCCGGAGCTGATGGAGATCGCCGCCTTCGAGGCGGCGCTCGCCGATCCGGCCGAGGATCCGTACGACACGCTCACCGACGCCATCGCCCTGTACGTCGCGGTCGGCTCCCTGAGCGAGCGGCAGCGGGACGCGATCCTCCTCTACTACGGCATAGGTTTCACGGCCGCCGAAGCCGCCGTACTCATGGGCAACGAGGAGGCCACCGTCCGCTCCCAGCTCCGTACCGGACGCCGACGCCTCGCCACCCTGCTCAAACTCCGCTGCCCGGAGCACCCCGACGGGAAGAACCCCTGA
- a CDS encoding MmcQ/YjbR family DNA-binding protein, translating to MPDAEDVRRTALSLPDTTEKIAWSMPTFRVAGKMFVTLPEEETSIAVRCPKEERDELVLAEPGKFWIADHEAGFAWVRVRLAALEDGDELRDILADSWRQAAPPRLLDAHPELGLPRAD from the coding sequence ATGCCGGATGCCGAAGACGTACGCCGTACCGCCCTCTCCCTGCCGGACACCACGGAGAAGATCGCCTGGAGCATGCCCACCTTCCGGGTCGCGGGGAAGATGTTCGTCACGCTGCCCGAGGAGGAGACCTCCATCGCGGTGCGCTGCCCCAAGGAGGAGCGCGACGAACTCGTCCTGGCGGAGCCCGGCAAGTTCTGGATCGCCGACCACGAGGCGGGCTTCGCCTGGGTCAGGGTCCGGCTCGCCGCCCTGGAGGACGGCGACGAACTCCGTGACATCCTGGCCGACTCCTGGCGCCAGGCGGCTCCGCCCCGGCTGCTCGACGCCCACCCGGAGCTGGGACTTCCGAGGGCCGACTGA
- a CDS encoding LysR family transcriptional regulator, which yields MIEARRLHILRAVADHRTVTAAAAALYLTPSAVSQQLTALEQETGHRLVERGAKGVRLTPAGEILLSHTNEVLAQLERAEAELAAYSSGSAGTVTVAAFATGIGLVVAPALARLARTAPGIHVRVQDAEGDASLPMVLDRQVDIAVAVEYRGAPDADDPRLTPVPLYAEPFDAVVPLGHRLADAAEVPLAELAKDPWIGPYPGNPCHDVVVLACENAGFQPRLEHSSDDFRAVVALASADAGVALVPRSALRGMDLTGVLVRPVDGVAPTRRVFAAVRRGAEGHPLIRPVLEALAEAATVD from the coding sequence ATGATCGAAGCGCGGCGGCTCCACATCCTCCGTGCGGTGGCCGACCACCGCACGGTCACGGCGGCGGCCGCCGCGCTCTATCTCACCCCCTCGGCCGTCTCCCAGCAGCTGACCGCGCTGGAGCAGGAGACCGGCCACCGGCTCGTCGAGCGCGGTGCCAAGGGCGTACGGCTGACTCCGGCCGGCGAGATCCTGCTCAGCCACACCAATGAGGTGCTGGCCCAACTGGAGCGCGCCGAGGCGGAGTTGGCCGCGTACAGCTCGGGCTCGGCGGGCACGGTCACCGTCGCCGCCTTCGCGACCGGCATCGGCCTGGTGGTGGCCCCCGCGCTGGCCCGCCTCGCCCGCACGGCACCCGGCATCCACGTCCGCGTCCAGGACGCCGAGGGCGACGCCAGTCTGCCGATGGTGCTCGACCGGCAGGTCGACATCGCGGTCGCCGTCGAGTACCGGGGCGCCCCGGACGCGGACGACCCGCGCCTGACCCCCGTACCCCTGTACGCCGAGCCCTTCGACGCGGTCGTCCCGCTCGGCCACCGGCTCGCCGACGCCGCCGAGGTTCCGCTCGCCGAGCTGGCCAAGGACCCGTGGATCGGCCCGTACCCCGGCAACCCCTGTCACGACGTGGTCGTCCTGGCCTGCGAGAACGCCGGATTCCAACCCCGTCTCGAACATTCCTCCGACGACTTCCGGGCCGTCGTCGCCCTCGCCTCGGCCGACGCGGGTGTCGCCCTGGTGCCCCGCTCGGCCCTGCGCGGCATGGACCTCACGGGCGTGCTGGTGCGGCCGGTCGACGGCGTCGCGCCCACGCGCCGGGTCTTCGCGGCCGTACGCCGGGGCGCGGAGGGGCATCCGCTGATCCGCCCGGTGCTGGAGGCGCTGGCGGAGGCCGCGACGGTGGACTGA
- a CDS encoding transketolase — translation MTITEAQRRHQYQDLPRLMGLMTGDEKHGPAATSTLDALWVLYDRVLRVGPERMDHPERDRFLLSKGHGPMAYYGVLAAKGFVPVEWLSDFGAYDSPLGHHPDRVLVPGAEIGSGSLGHGLPIAVGTALGLRAQGLGEPRVWVLIGDAELDEGSNHEAIAYAGPAGLDRLHTVVIDNSSASHARPGGIAARFEAAGWSALTVDGRDHEALYSAFTAPHPGRPHVVVARVEPKSA, via the coding sequence ATGACGATCACCGAGGCACAACGCCGGCACCAGTACCAGGACCTGCCCCGTCTGATGGGGCTGATGACCGGCGACGAGAAGCACGGACCCGCGGCGACGTCCACGCTGGACGCGCTGTGGGTGCTCTACGACCGGGTTCTGCGGGTCGGGCCCGAGCGGATGGACCATCCGGAGCGGGACCGGTTCCTGCTCTCCAAGGGGCACGGGCCGATGGCGTACTACGGGGTGCTCGCGGCCAAGGGCTTCGTGCCGGTGGAGTGGCTGTCGGACTTCGGCGCGTACGACTCACCGCTCGGACACCACCCGGACCGGGTACTGGTACCCGGCGCCGAGATCGGCAGCGGGTCGCTGGGGCACGGTCTGCCGATCGCGGTCGGCACCGCGCTGGGCCTGCGGGCGCAGGGGCTGGGCGAGCCCCGTGTGTGGGTGCTGATCGGCGACGCGGAGCTGGACGAGGGCAGCAACCACGAGGCGATCGCGTACGCCGGGCCGGCCGGTCTCGACCGGCTGCACACCGTAGTGATCGACAACTCCTCCGCCAGCCATGCCCGGCCCGGCGGTATCGCCGCCCGGTTCGAGGCCGCGGGCTGGTCCGCCCTGACCGTCGACGGCCGTGACCACGAGGCGCTGTACTCCGCCTTCACCGCGCCCCACCCGGGTCGCCCGCACGTGGTCGTCGCCCGGGTCGAGCCCAAGTCCGCCTGA
- a CDS encoding cytochrome P450 gives MICEPLGVPYEDHEFFQEHAGVTNARFKTPEEAAETTRELRRYISGLIEAKMDDPAEDVPSDLGARVKEGDLSLAQAAPLGHILLVAGHDTSANMITLGTALLFQNPDQLAALRENCDDPKFVANAVEELLRYLTIPHLLARRAVVEDIEIDGETIRAGEGVSAALPAANWDPLAFPEPEKLDLPRRAAHHVAFSWGPHQCIGQQPARIELHIVFRTLFRRVPTLRLAVDVSELKFKEDSQAYGIYELPVT, from the coding sequence ATGATCTGTGAACCGCTCGGAGTGCCCTACGAGGACCACGAGTTCTTCCAGGAGCACGCCGGCGTCACCAACGCGCGGTTCAAGACACCGGAAGAGGCCGCCGAGACGACGAGGGAGCTGCGCCGCTACATCTCCGGGCTCATCGAGGCCAAGATGGACGACCCCGCCGAGGACGTCCCGTCCGATCTCGGCGCACGCGTCAAGGAGGGCGATCTCAGCCTGGCGCAGGCCGCTCCCCTGGGACACATCCTGCTCGTCGCCGGCCACGACACCAGCGCCAACATGATCACTCTGGGCACCGCGCTTCTGTTCCAGAACCCCGACCAGCTCGCGGCCCTGCGCGAGAACTGCGACGACCCGAAGTTCGTGGCGAACGCCGTCGAGGAACTGTTGCGCTACCTCACCATCCCGCACCTGCTCGCACGACGAGCCGTTGTCGAGGACATCGAGATCGACGGCGAGACCATCCGCGCCGGTGAGGGCGTCAGCGCGGCCCTGCCGGCCGCCAACTGGGATCCGCTGGCGTTCCCCGAGCCCGAGAAGCTCGATCTCCCCCGCCGGGCGGCGCACCATGTCGCGTTCAGCTGGGGCCCGCACCAGTGCATCGGGCAACAGCCGGCCCGTATCGAACTCCACATCGTGTTCCGCACCCTGTTCCGTCGGGTGCCGACCCTGCGGCTCGCGGTCGACGTCTCGGAGTTGAAGTTCAAGGAGGACTCGCAGGCGTACGGCATCTACGAGCTGCCCGTCACCTGA
- a CDS encoding helix-turn-helix domain-containing protein, whose amino-acid sequence MGNDEGLDVVDVRLGARLAELRSERAWSLGELAERSGVSRSTLSRAERAEISPTASLLNRLCAVYGRTMSQLLSEVEAEPVPVVRAADQTVWADEASGFVRRSVSPPHAGLRGELVEGRLTAGADIAYDRPPVPGLEQHIWVLDGTLEVAAQDVEHRLDAGDCLRLRVWGPTRFRCPGPEGARYALVVVLP is encoded by the coding sequence ATGGGAAACGATGAGGGGCTCGATGTCGTCGATGTCCGGCTCGGCGCCCGGCTGGCCGAGCTGCGGTCCGAACGCGCCTGGTCCCTGGGGGAGTTGGCGGAGCGCAGTGGGGTCAGCCGTTCCACGCTGTCCCGCGCCGAGCGGGCCGAGATCAGCCCCACGGCCTCGCTCCTGAACCGGCTGTGCGCCGTCTACGGACGCACCATGTCGCAGCTGCTCAGCGAGGTCGAGGCGGAGCCCGTCCCGGTGGTGCGGGCGGCCGACCAGACGGTCTGGGCCGACGAAGCCTCCGGATTCGTACGACGATCGGTGTCCCCGCCGCACGCGGGGCTGCGCGGCGAACTGGTCGAGGGGCGGCTCACGGCCGGCGCCGACATCGCCTACGACCGGCCTCCCGTGCCCGGCCTGGAGCAGCACATCTGGGTCCTCGACGGAACGCTGGAGGTGGCCGCGCAGGACGTCGAACACCGGCTCGACGCCGGGGACTGTCTGCGGCTGCGGGTGTGGGGGCCCACACGCTTCCGGTGTCCCGGCCCCGAGGGCGCACGGTACGCGCTGGTGGTGGTGCTGCCGTGA
- a CDS encoding transketolase family protein, with protein MDTMRDRFAPVMTRLLDEDPRVAVVLAEIGKDGFTEARRRHPDRVINVGIREQLLVGAGAGLALAGLRPVVHTFASFLVERPFEQIKLDLGHQDVGAVLVSAAASFDWPAGGFTHMAPGDVALLDTLDGWTVHVPGHPDEAEELLRQAVAAGDDKVYVRLSVQSNAQGLPVDGARFRTVREGHAGVVVAVGPMLDAVLAATEGLDVTVLYGATVRPFDGASLRRATEAAGTDVVLVEPYLAGTSTAPAGDALADVPHRVLGLGVRRRELRRYGTIDEHLTAQGLDAGSLRERIGGFLSASGRPRP; from the coding sequence ATGGACACCATGCGTGATCGTTTCGCCCCCGTCATGACACGACTGCTCGACGAGGATCCTCGGGTCGCGGTCGTCCTCGCCGAGATCGGCAAGGACGGCTTCACGGAAGCCCGGCGCAGGCATCCCGATCGGGTGATCAACGTCGGGATCCGCGAGCAGCTCCTGGTCGGGGCGGGCGCGGGCCTGGCCCTGGCCGGCCTGCGGCCCGTCGTGCACACCTTCGCCAGCTTCCTCGTCGAGCGGCCGTTCGAGCAGATCAAGCTGGACCTCGGACACCAGGACGTGGGCGCGGTGCTGGTGAGTGCGGCCGCGTCCTTCGACTGGCCCGCCGGAGGCTTCACCCACATGGCACCGGGCGACGTGGCCCTGCTCGACACCCTGGACGGCTGGACCGTGCACGTTCCCGGCCATCCGGACGAGGCCGAGGAGCTGCTGCGGCAGGCGGTCGCCGCCGGGGACGACAAGGTGTACGTGCGGTTGTCCGTGCAGTCCAACGCGCAGGGCCTGCCGGTCGACGGGGCACGCTTCCGCACCGTCCGGGAGGGGCACGCAGGGGTCGTCGTCGCCGTCGGGCCGATGCTCGACGCCGTACTTGCCGCCACGGAGGGACTCGACGTCACCGTCCTGTACGGGGCCACCGTGAGGCCCTTCGACGGAGCGTCCCTGCGCCGCGCCACGGAGGCGGCGGGCACCGACGTCGTCCTCGTCGAGCCGTATCTGGCCGGTACGTCCACGGCCCCCGCGGGTGACGCGCTCGCCGACGTACCCCACCGCGTCCTCGGCCTCGGCGTCCGCCGCCGTGAGCTGCGCCGGTACGGAACCATCGACGAGCACCTGACCGCGCAGGGCCTCGACGCGGGGTCCCTGCGGGAGCGGATCGGCGGCTTCCTGAGCGCCTCGGGCCGACCGCGCCCCTGA
- a CDS encoding GNAT family N-acetyltransferase, translating to MTTVSRLDAERLRASAGELAELLIDTVEGGASIGFLAPLERAAAVAWWEERVDAVSAGRLAVWVAHTADRILGTVSLVFPDKPNSRHRAELVKLMVHRDGRGQGVGRGLLTTAERAAATAGITLLHLDTETDSPAESLYRSAGWTRLGAIPDYAATPSGELRPTTIFYKRVGATVPGA from the coding sequence GTGACCACCGTCTCCCGGCTGGACGCCGAGCGCCTTCGTGCCTCGGCGGGCGAGTTGGCCGAGCTGCTGATCGACACCGTGGAGGGCGGGGCCTCGATCGGCTTCCTCGCCCCGTTGGAGCGGGCGGCGGCCGTCGCCTGGTGGGAGGAGCGCGTGGACGCGGTGTCGGCCGGGCGCCTCGCCGTGTGGGTGGCGCACACCGCGGACCGGATCCTGGGCACCGTCAGCCTCGTCTTCCCCGACAAACCCAACAGCCGCCACCGCGCCGAGCTGGTGAAGCTGATGGTGCACCGCGACGGCCGCGGACAGGGCGTCGGCCGGGGCCTTTTGACCACCGCCGAGCGCGCGGCCGCCACCGCCGGAATCACGCTCCTGCACCTGGACACCGAGACCGACAGCCCCGCCGAGTCCCTCTACCGCTCCGCGGGCTGGACCCGGCTCGGGGCGATACCCGACTACGCGGCGACGCCGTCGGGTGAGTTGCGCCCGACGACGATCTTCTACAAGCGGGTGGGAGCGACGGTCCCCGGCGCGTGA